GCAGGGCGAGGCGGTCCTGGTCGTCGAGAACACGGGGCCGGTGGTTCCCGCGTACGAGATCGACAATCTCTTCGAGCCCTTCCGGCGGCTGCGCCAGGAGCGGACCGGCAGCGACAAGGGTGTCGGCCTGGGGCTTTCGATCGCCCGCTCGGTCGCGAGGGCCCACCGAGGCCGTATCATCGCGGAGCCTCGCGAGGGAGGCGGGCTCGTGATGCGTGTCACCCTCCCTGTCTGAGATGCTGATCGACGCGACTCGGCGAGTTCGCTTCGTTCGCTTTACGCTGAATTTTCGGGACCCGTGTCCGAGAGGTCCGTGTGGCATCGATCACAGGGGCGAATTTCTGGCCATCTACTCTCTGTGATCAAGACTCTTACCGGAAAGCCGGTAAAAGTCCGGGTTTCCGGGGGTCGAGATCACGGGAAGTACACGGGGTGGCGCCCGTGAAGTGCGACATTCGGACCGTGTACGGTCCCGATCGCCATCCAACCCGAGCACTCTTGAGGGCTCCGGTTGGGTGTCGATTGAGTAACAGACCTTGATGTGAGGCAAAATCTCCGCCTCGGGTCGGGCACAAGTCCGGCCTCTCACGCGTTACGTGCGCTGGAGACACCGCAGACACCCAGAGGGGGAGAGGCACATGGCAACGGACTACGACACCCCACGCAAGACCGATGACGACGTCGATTCGGACAGCCTTGAGGAACTGAAGGCCCGCCGGAACGACAAGACCACCTCGGCCGTCGATGTAGACGAGTTCGAGCAGGCTGAAGGCCTGGAGCTGCCCGGAGCGGACCTTTCCAACGAGGAACTGTCCGTTCGCGTGCTGCCCCGCCAGGCCGACGAGTTCACCTGCATGAGCTGCTTCCTCGTGCACCACCGCAGCCAGCTGGCGCGCGAGAAGAACGGTCAGCCGATCTGCCGCGACTGCGACTGAGGTCCGGTCGGCCGTGGCAGGCGAGACACCGTCCAGGAAACGGCGCTTCCGGCGTCAGAAGCCGCCGGAGGCACATCAGGGCGGTACGGGCCCGGCAGAAGGCGCCACGGCGTCTGCCGAGCACTCGGCCGCCCTCCTGCCCCACGGCGCAGGAGACGACGAGCGGGGCCTGACGGCCTCGCTCGAAGGACTCGAAGGACAGAAAGCACTCGAAACCGCGGATCAGGCGGGGCCCCCGACGAGGACCCCCCGCCTGGCCGCAGTCAGGCAAGGCGTACGCAAGAGCGGCGAGAGCGCCAAAGTGGGGCTCGCCTACATCGCCGACCGGATCATCGAGAACGCACCACGCGTCCCGGTGCGCGATCTCGCGAAACTGCGCAAGCAGTTCCCCGGCCTCGCTCCCGAGCAGCTCGCTGACAAGCTGGTCGCGGGCGCGGCGATCGGCACATCCACGGTGGGTGCGGGCATCGGCGCTGCCGCGATGCTGCCCGTACCGCCGGCGATGCCGGCCGAGCTGGCCACGGAGATCGTCGCCGTCGCCGCGATCGAGATGAAGCTCATCGCCGAGCTCCACGAGGTCTATGGACTGCGACCGCCCGGCAACCTCAAGGAGCGCAGCACCGCGTATCTGGCCTCCTGGTCGGAGGAGCGCGGGATCGACGCCGCCAGGCCGGCGACGGTCGACGCCGCACTCGGCGGTCACCTCAAACGCGAGCTGCGGCAGCAGATCATGAAGCGCATGGTCCGCAATCTGCCGAACCTGATTCCGTTCATGGTGGGCGCGACCGTCGGCGCGTGGATGAACCGCCGTGACACCAAGAAGGTCGCGGACCGCATCCGCAAGGACCTGCGCAGCAGACAGATCCCCTGGGACGCGCTGCCCGCGCTCCCGCCGCTGGAGCAGCCCAAGAGCCCCCTGGACACGACGGTCACCCGCCGGGAGCTGGAGACCTGAGCCGTCACGGCCGTCAGGCCGCGCGCACCGCCGTCACAGCGGCGGCCAGCGCCTTCGGGTCCCGGGTCGACACATACACGTAGGGCGTGGGGTCGGCCGGGTCCGTGATCTCGATCCGCAGCGCTGTCGGGATGTAGCTGCGCAGCAGCATGTAGGCCCGCGCGTCGGCCTTGTACGAACGCCAGGCGCGCGCTTCCTCCTCGTCCAGCACCTCGGCTTCGCCGAGCGCCGACAGCGGGATCCGGGCCTCGCCCGCGACCAGCGAGCCGGCCACCACGCGGATGCGGACCGACCCGTACGAACTGACCACGACGCCCGCGACCGCGGCCGCGCCGATCAGGCCGCCGAGCATCGCCAAAGGACCGATCGGCAGCATGATGAGACCGCCCGCGACACCCACCAGCGCGGTGATCAGCCACCACGAACGGGGAGCGGTCAGACGTTCTTCGTAGTGCGGGGCGGAAGGCTGCATGAAGCCAAGCTTGGCACGGTGCGACCAGCGGGTAGCCGCGCGGGTAAGGTCTGCGCCGTGAGCACTGCGAAATCCCGGGGGGCGACCCCCGGACCCTCGGGCCGGGCTGCGGCGATGATCCCCCCGGCCGACGCCGTACCGCCGGTACGGCACCCCGAAGCCCCGGCCCCCGGAGAGCTCCTCGGTGCGCACTACGAGCACTGTTTCGGCTGCGGCGAGGCACAGCCCCACGGGCTTCACCTGGAGGCGCGCGCCGGTGAAGGCGTACGGGTCACCGCGGAATTCACCGTCAAGCCCGCCCACCAGGGCGCTCCGGGTCTCGCGCACGGCGGTGTGCTGGCCTCGGCCCTGGACGAGACGCTGGGCTCGCTGAACTGGCTGCTGCGGACGATCGCGGTGACCGGCCGGCTCGAGACCGACTTCGTACGACCCGTGCCCGTGGACACCGTGCTGCATCTGCAGGCCGAGGTGACCGCGGTCGCCGGACGCAAGATCTTCTCCAGCGCCGTGGGCCGCATCGGCGGCCAGGACGGGCCCGTCGCGGTACGTGCCGACGCTCTCTTCATCGAGGTCAAGGTCGACCACTTCATCGACAACGGCCGCCCGGAGGAGATCAGGGCAGCCATGTCCGACCCCGATCAGATCAGGCGCGCCCGCGCCTTCGAGGTGAACCCCTGATGCGTGACCCTGTCGATGTCCTGATCCGTCGTGTGGACCCGGAAGTACCGCTCCCGACGTATGCGCACCCCGGCGACGCCGGAGCCGATCTGGTGACCTGCGAGGCCGTCGAACTCGCCCCTGGCGAGCGGGTCGTGCTGCCCACCGGGGTGTCCATCGCTCTCCCCGACGGGTACGCCGCCTTCGTCCACCCCCGTTCCGGTCTCGCAGCCCGCTGCGGAGTGGCCCTCGTGAATGCCCCGGGGACGGTGGATGCCGGGTACCGTGGGGAGATCAAGGTAATCGTGGTCAATCTCGACCCGCGCGAGACGGTGCGGTTCGATCGGTTCGACCGGATTGCCCAACTGGTCGTCCAGCAGGTCGAGAAGGTGCGCTTCCACGAGGTGGCGGAGCTTCCCGGCTCGGCGCGGGCCGAGGGGGGCTTCGGGTCCACCGGCGGTCATGCCGCTGTGGACGGCTCTACGGGTGGGAATCGATACGCTTCGGTCGTATCCGACCGGGAAGGACAGTGACGTGTTCGGACGTCGCAAGAAGAGTGGTTCCGCCGAGGACGCGGCGGACGCAACGGGCGAGGCCGAGCAGGTCGTCGACGAGCGCGACACGGAGTACGCCGACGAGGAGGGGGCGCCCCGCCGGGCGAACCTTCCGCCGGCGCCCCGGCCCGACGGCCCCTGGGACGTCTCCGAGGTATCCAAGCCCGGCGAGGGCCGGGTCGATCTGGGCGGTCTTTTCGTGCCCGGAGTCGAGGGAATGGAGCTGCGCGTCGAGGTCGCCGGTGACGCGATCGTCGCCGCCACCGTCGTACTGCGCGACAGCGCCGTACAGCTGCAGGCCTTCGCGGCGCCCAAGAAGCAAGGCATCTGGGGCGAGGTCCGCGAGGAGATCGCCTCAGGCATCACCAAGCAGGGCGGCATCATCGACGAGGTCGAGGGTCCGCTGGGCTGGGAGCTGCGGGCGCAGGTGCCCGTACAGCTGCCCGACGGCACGGGCGGCGTACAGCTGGTGCGCTTCATCGGCGTCGACGGGCCGCGGTGGTTCCTGCGCGGAGTGATCTCCGGGCAGGGCGCGGTGCAGCCCGAGGCCGCCGGTCTGCTCGAGCAGATCTTCCGGGACGCCGTCGTCGTACGCGGCGACGGGCCGATGGCGCCGCGTGACCCGATCGTCCTGAAGCTGCCGGAGGACGCGCAGATGGTGCCCGAGGGCGTCCAGCAGGAGGAGCAGGAAGGCTCCCGCTTCTCCGGAGGCATGGGGCAGCTGCAGCGCGGACCCGAGATCACCGAGGTGCGCTGACACCTCGACCGAAAATCGACGAGGCCGGTGGCCCGTACTCCCCCGAAGGGAGTACGGGCCACCGGCCTTTTCGCAGGTCAGCGCCAGGTTGGCGGCGCACCCGTAAGAGAGTCGTCAAGGGGGCGCCCATGGCCGTAAGGGAGCCGTCAACGGGAGGCTGGAACAGGCCATTAGGGGGTTTCCTCAAGGGGTCCAGGAATCCGAACCTCATCTAGGAGCACACGATGGCCGACGTGGCCTTCGTCGTCACCACGGTCGCGGTCTTCGCGCTGGTGGCTCTCATCGCCAAGGGGGTGGCAAAGCTGTGACCGCCGAGAACATCGTCGGCCTGATCGTGGCCGTCGCCCTGCTTGGATACCTCGTCCTCGCCCTTCTTTACCCGGAGAGGTTCTGAGCACAGATATGAGCCCCGTCCTCGCTGGTGTGCTCCAGATGCTTGCGCTGATCGCCGCGCTCGCGCTGGCGTACCGTCCGCTCGGCGACTACATGGCCGGCGTCTACTCCTCGAAGAAGCATCTGCGTGTCGAGAAGTGGATATACAAGGCCATCGGCGCCAACCCCACCGCAGAGATGCGCTGGCCCGCCTATCTGCGCGGTGTCCTCGCCTTCTCCGCCGTGGGCGTCCTCTTCCTCTACCTGCTGCAGCGGCTCCAGGGCAGTCTGCCCGGCTCGCTCGGCTTCTCCTCCATCGACCCGGACCAGGCGTTCAACACCGCCGCGTCGTTCGTGTCGAACACCAACTGGCAGTCGTACTACGGCGAGCAGGCCATGGGCCACGTCGTACAGACCGGCGGCCTCGCGGTGCAGAACTTCGTCTCCGCCGCCGTCGGCATCGCCGTCGCGGTGGCTCTCGTACGGGGCTTCGCCCGCTCCCGCACCGGTGAGCTCGGCAACTTCTGGGCGGACCTGGTCCGCGGCACCGTCCGCATCCTGATCCCGATCTCGGTGATCGCGGCGATCCTGCTGGTCGCCTGCGGCGCCATCCAGAACTTCGCGGGCATCCACGAGGTCGGCCAGTTCACGGGCGGCACGCAGCAGTGGAACGGCGGCGCCGTCGCCTCCCAGGAGGCCATCAAGGAGCTCGGCACCAACGGTGGCGGCTACTTCAACGCCAACTCGGCCCATCCCTTCGAGAACCCCAACCCGATCTCGAACCTCCTCGAGATCTTCCTGATCCTCCTCATCCCCTTCGCGCTGACCCGCACCTTCGGCCGGATGGTCGGCTCGCTGAAGCAGGGATATGCGATCCTCGCCGCGATGGTGACCATCTGGATCGGGTTCACCGCGCTGATGATGTGGACCGAGTTCCACCACGGCGCCCCGGCGTTCGACGTCGCCAGCGGTGCGATGGAGGGCAAGGAGACCCGCTTCGGAGTCGGCGGCTCGTCGATCTTCGCGGTGGCCACCACGCTCACCTCGACCGGTGCGGTCAACTCCTTCCACTCGTCCTTCACCGGCTTCGGCGGCGGCATCACCATGCTGGGGATGCAGCTCGGTGAGATCGCCCCCGGTGGTGTCGGCTCCGGCATCTACGGCATGCTGATCATGGCGATCATCGCGGTGTTCATCGCCGGTCTGATGGTCGGCCGTACGCCCGAGTACCTCGGCAAGAAGATCGGCACCCGCGAGATCAAGCTGGCGGCCTGCTACATCCTCATCACCCCGGCGCTGGTGCTCTGCTTCACCGCCGCGTCGATGGCTCTGCCGACCCCGGGCGACTCGATGACCAACTCGGGTGCCCATGGCTTCTCGGAGATCCTGTACGCCTTCACCTCGGGCGCCAACAACAACGGCTCGGCCTTCGCGGGTCTGAACGCCGACACGCAGTGGTTCAACACCACCATCGGTCTCGCGATGCTGCTCGGCCGCTTCCTCCCGATGGTGTTCGTCCTGGCGCTCGCGGGCTCGCTCGCCGAGCAGAAGCCGGTCCCTGCCACCGCGGGCACGCTCCGCACCGAGAAGCCCCTGTTCACCGGGCTGCTGGTCGGAACGATCCTGATCATCACCGGTCTGACCTACTTCCCGGCGCTGGCGCTGGGTCCGCTCGCCGAAGGGCTGGCGTCATGACCACCAACGTAAAGAAGCAAGAGGAGCCCGGCTCCATGTCCACCGCCACTGCGACCCGGGCGCCGCACAGCGATGTGCCCACCGGTCACAAGACCGAGCCCGGCCGGGTCGGCGGGGGTCTGTTCGACCCCAAGCAGCTGATCAAGTCCTTCCCGGACGCCGTCAGGAAGCTCGACCCGCGGGTGATGGTCAAGTCCCCCGTGATGTTCGTGGTCCTGGTCGGCTCCGTGCTGACCACCATTTTCGCGATCAAGGACCCGACCGACTGGTTCGGCTGGGCGATTGCTGCCTGGCTCTGGCTGACCACCATCTTCGCCAACCTGGCGGAGGCGGTGGCCGAGGGCCGCGGCAAGGCGCAGGCCGACACCCTGCGCAAGGCCAAGACCGACACCGTCGCGCGGCGTCTGAACGGCAAGGCCGAGGAGCAGGTGCCCGGCACCGAGCTGCGCATCGGCGATCTGGTCGTCTGTGAGGCGGGCGATGTCATCCCCGGCGACGGTGACGTCGTCGAGGGCGTCGCGTCGGTGGACGAGTCGGCCATCACCGGCGAGTCCGCTCCGGTCATCCGCGAGTCCGGCGGCGACCGCAGTGCCGTCACCGGCGGTACGAAGGTCCTCTCCGACCGCATCGTCATCAAGATCACGACCAAGCCGGGCGAGACGTTCATCGACCGGATGATCGCCCTGGTCGAGGGCGCCGCCCGCCAGAAGACGCCCAACGAGATCGCGCTGAACATTCTTCTCGCGTCCCTCACGATCGTCTTCCTGCTCGCGGTCGTCACCCTGCAGCCGTTCGCGATCTACGCCGACGCCAGGCAGTCGATGGTCGTGCTGACCGCTCTGCTGGTGTGTCTGATCCCGACCACCATCGGCGCGCTCCTCTCCGCCATCGGCATCGCCGGTATGGACCGGCTCGTGCAGCGCAACGTGCTCGCGATGTCCGGTCGTGCGGTCGAGGCCGCCGGTGACGTCTCCACGCTGCTGCTCGACAAGACCGGCACCATCACCCTCGGCAACCGCCAGGCCGCCGAGTTCGTCCCGGTCAAGGGCGTCACCGAGGGCGAGCTCGCGGATGCCGCGCAGCTCTCCTCGCTCGCCGACGAGACGCCCGAGGGCCGCTCGATCGTGGTCCTCGCCAAGGAGAAGTACAACCTGCGCGAGCGCCACCAGGGTGAGCTCTCGCAGGCCGAGTGGGTGCCCTTCACCGCCCAGACCCGGATGTCGGGTGTGGACCTGTCCGAGAACGGCGAGGCCCGCAAGGTCCGCAAGGGCGCGACCGGCTCGGTCGTCTCCTGGGTCACCGAGCGCGGTGGCCAGGTGGCCGAGGACGCGGACACGACCGCCAACAAGATCTCGCAGGCAGGCGGCACGCCGCTGCTGGTCGCCGTCGAGGACGACAAGGGCGCCCGCGTCCTGGGCGTCATCCACCTCAAGGACGTCGTCAAGGAGGGCATGCGGGAGCGGTTCGACGAGCTGCGCCGCATGGGCATCAAGACGGTCATGATCACGGGTGACAACCCGCTGACCGCCAAGGCGATCGCGGACGAGGCCGGAGTCGACGACTTCCTCGCCGAGGCCACGCCCGAGGACAAGATGGCGCTGATCAAGCGCGAGCAGGCCGGTGGCAAGCTCGTCGCGATGACCGGTGACGGTACCAACGACGCGCCCGCGCTGGCCCAGGCGGACGTCGGTGTGGCCATGAACACCGGTACCTCGGCCGCCAAGGAGGCCGGGAACATGGTGGACCTGGACTCCAACCCGACCAAGCTCATCGAGATAGTCGAGATCGGCAAGCAACTCCTCATCACCCGGGGCGCGCTGACGACCTTCTCGATCGCCAACGACGTCGCGAAGTACTTCGCGATCATCCCGGCGATGTTCGCGGTGGTCTACCCGGGCCTGGACAAGCTCAACATCATGGACCTGTCCTCGCCCAAGTCCGCCATCCTGTCCGCGGTCATCTTCAACGCGCTGATCATCATCGCGCTGGTGCCGCTCGCCCTGAAGGGCGTCCGGTACCGGCCGACGAGCGCGGACAAGATGCTCCGGCGCAACCTCGGGATCTACGGTCTGGGCGGACTGGTCGCCCCGTTCATCGGCATCAAACTCATCGACCTGCTCATCTCCCTCATCCCCGGAATCGGCTGATTCACGATGAACAACTCCGTAGGCAGCACTGCACGGTTGATCGGGGCCGGGCTCCGTGCCCTCCTCGTACTGACCGTCATCTGCGGCGTCATCTACCCGCTCGCCATCACCGGCGTCGCGCAGGCCCTGTTCAACGACAAGGCCAACGGCTCCGAGGTCAAGTCCGAGGGCAAGGTCGTCGGCTCTTCGCTGATCGGGCAGACGTACAACCTCCCGAAGAAGAACGCCGACGACGCGGAGGAGGCGGCGGTCCCGGACCTGAAGTGGTTCCAGCCGCGCCCGTCCAACGGCCTCGGCAGCAACAGCGTCAACCCGCAGTACTCGCTGATCCTGTCCGGCGCCACCAACCGCTCCGGCGACAACGGCGTCGGCGAGGACGGCCGCTGCCCGAAGGACGCGAAGGACGCGGAGGAAGGCACCCTCTGCAAGTGGGTCGTCGAGGCCCAGGACGCCGTCGTCGCGGACAACACCACGGCCGACTACACGCCGAAGCCCTCGGACGTGCCGGCCGACGCCGTCACCTCCTCCGGCTCCGGCCTGGACCCGCAGATCTCCCCGGCGTACGCCAAGATCCAGGTCCACCGGGTCGCCGAGAAGAACAACCTCGACGTCAAGCAGGTCGAGAAGCTCGTCCAGGAGCACACCGACGGCCGTACCCTCGGCTTCATCGGCGAACCCCGGGTGAACGTCCTCGAGCTCAACATCGCACTCAAGCAGCTCATTGCGAAGGGCTGATCGAGGACCGGCTGATCGAGTGACGGGCTGATCTCCGTCAACTCGGCTGCGGCCCGCAGTGGTTCTGGTGTCCCAGTCCATTGCGGGCCGCTTCGTCGTACGCCCACGGGCGGGAGGCGGGAGGGAGTGCGCGTGCGGGAGGGCCGTTGCCGGGCCGGGTGCCCCCTGCACATACTGAGCCCGGACCGATTCCGTACGGGGGACCGAAGATGACCGAAGACACCAGCGCGCACTCGGGGACGGCCGTTGCCGAGGACCCGGCCGCCGGGCCCATGGTGCGCGTGCAGAACCTGCACCGCTCGTACGGGACCGGGGCCTCGGCCGTGCACGCGCTGCGCGGCGTCTCCTTCGACATCCCGCGCGGTGAACTGGTCGCGCTCAAGGGCCGCTCGGGCTCCGGAAAGACGACGCTCCTCAACCTGGTCGGCGGCCTCGACTCGCCGGACGAGGGCCGCGTCACCGTGGACGGCACGGACCTCTCCGGCCTCGGCGAGAACGGGCTGCTCGAGCTCCGCCGCGACCGGATCGGCTTCATCTTCCAGTCATTCGGCCTGATCCCGATCCTGACGGCCGCGGAGAATGTCGGCGTGCCGATGCGGCTGCGCAGGACGGACCCGGGCGAGCGCGAGGAGCGCGTCGAGCTGCTGCTCGCCCTGGTCGGTCTCGCCGGTCACGCGGCACAGCGCCCCGGTGAGCTCTCCGGCGGCCAGCAGCAGCGCGTCGCCGTCGCCCGCGCGCTGGCCAACAGGCCGGCGCTGCTGATCGCCGACGAGCCGACGGGGCAGCTGGACGCGGAGACCGGGCTCGCGGTGATGGAGCTGCTGCGCGCGGTGGTACGCGGTGAGGGCGTGACGGCGCTGGTGGCGACCCATGACGCCCAGCTGCTCGGCCTGGCGGACCGGGTCCTGGACCTGACCGACGGCCACGTATCCGAGCCCGGCAGATCGAGCCTCGCCGGAGATTGAGGCGCGGGGTCCGGGGCGGAGCCCCAGCAGGGCCCCGGCCGCATCAGAATCGCGTCAATACGCAGCAGAGGGGCCCCCTTCGGTCCGATTTGTCCGAATCTCTGGCCGTAGGGTCGACGCAGCGTACGCAGCTGATTCTGAAAGACAATGGGGCCATGGGACGCGGCAGGCTACGGATATATCTCGGCGCGGCGCCGGGCGTCGGCAAAACGTACTCGATGCTGTCCGAGGCGCATCGGCGCGTCGAGCGTGGCACCGATTGCGTCGTGGCCTTCGTGGAGCACCACGGACGCTCC
The Streptomyces lunaelactis genome window above contains:
- a CDS encoding DUF4193 domain-containing protein; the protein is MATDYDTPRKTDDDVDSDSLEELKARRNDKTTSAVDVDEFEQAEGLELPGADLSNEELSVRVLPRQADEFTCMSCFLVHHRSQLAREKNGQPICRDCD
- a CDS encoding DUF3093 domain-containing protein, whose amino-acid sequence is MQPSAPHYEERLTAPRSWWLITALVGVAGGLIMLPIGPLAMLGGLIGAAAVAGVVVSSYGSVRIRVVAGSLVAGEARIPLSALGEAEVLDEEEARAWRSYKADARAYMLLRSYIPTALRIEITDPADPTPYVYVSTRDPKALAAAVTAVRAA
- a CDS encoding PaaI family thioesterase; the encoded protein is MIPPADAVPPVRHPEAPAPGELLGAHYEHCFGCGEAQPHGLHLEARAGEGVRVTAEFTVKPAHQGAPGLAHGGVLASALDETLGSLNWLLRTIAVTGRLETDFVRPVPVDTVLHLQAEVTAVAGRKIFSSAVGRIGGQDGPVAVRADALFIEVKVDHFIDNGRPEEIRAAMSDPDQIRRARAFEVNP
- the dut gene encoding dUTP diphosphatase; this encodes MRDPVDVLIRRVDPEVPLPTYAHPGDAGADLVTCEAVELAPGERVVLPTGVSIALPDGYAAFVHPRSGLAARCGVALVNAPGTVDAGYRGEIKVIVVNLDPRETVRFDRFDRIAQLVVQQVEKVRFHEVAELPGSARAEGGFGSTGGHAAVDGSTGGNRYASVVSDREGQ
- a CDS encoding DUF3710 domain-containing protein is translated as MFGRRKKSGSAEDAADATGEAEQVVDERDTEYADEEGAPRRANLPPAPRPDGPWDVSEVSKPGEGRVDLGGLFVPGVEGMELRVEVAGDAIVAATVVLRDSAVQLQAFAAPKKQGIWGEVREEIASGITKQGGIIDEVEGPLGWELRAQVPVQLPDGTGGVQLVRFIGVDGPRWFLRGVISGQGAVQPEAAGLLEQIFRDAVVVRGDGPMAPRDPIVLKLPEDAQMVPEGVQQEEQEGSRFSGGMGQLQRGPEITEVR
- the kdpF gene encoding K(+)-transporting ATPase subunit F yields the protein MTAENIVGLIVAVALLGYLVLALLYPERF
- the kdpA gene encoding potassium-transporting ATPase subunit KdpA — protein: MSPVLAGVLQMLALIAALALAYRPLGDYMAGVYSSKKHLRVEKWIYKAIGANPTAEMRWPAYLRGVLAFSAVGVLFLYLLQRLQGSLPGSLGFSSIDPDQAFNTAASFVSNTNWQSYYGEQAMGHVVQTGGLAVQNFVSAAVGIAVAVALVRGFARSRTGELGNFWADLVRGTVRILIPISVIAAILLVACGAIQNFAGIHEVGQFTGGTQQWNGGAVASQEAIKELGTNGGGYFNANSAHPFENPNPISNLLEIFLILLIPFALTRTFGRMVGSLKQGYAILAAMVTIWIGFTALMMWTEFHHGAPAFDVASGAMEGKETRFGVGGSSIFAVATTLTSTGAVNSFHSSFTGFGGGITMLGMQLGEIAPGGVGSGIYGMLIMAIIAVFIAGLMVGRTPEYLGKKIGTREIKLAACYILITPALVLCFTAASMALPTPGDSMTNSGAHGFSEILYAFTSGANNNGSAFAGLNADTQWFNTTIGLAMLLGRFLPMVFVLALAGSLAEQKPVPATAGTLRTEKPLFTGLLVGTILIITGLTYFPALALGPLAEGLAS
- the kdpB gene encoding potassium-transporting ATPase subunit KdpB; amino-acid sequence: MTTNVKKQEEPGSMSTATATRAPHSDVPTGHKTEPGRVGGGLFDPKQLIKSFPDAVRKLDPRVMVKSPVMFVVLVGSVLTTIFAIKDPTDWFGWAIAAWLWLTTIFANLAEAVAEGRGKAQADTLRKAKTDTVARRLNGKAEEQVPGTELRIGDLVVCEAGDVIPGDGDVVEGVASVDESAITGESAPVIRESGGDRSAVTGGTKVLSDRIVIKITTKPGETFIDRMIALVEGAARQKTPNEIALNILLASLTIVFLLAVVTLQPFAIYADARQSMVVLTALLVCLIPTTIGALLSAIGIAGMDRLVQRNVLAMSGRAVEAAGDVSTLLLDKTGTITLGNRQAAEFVPVKGVTEGELADAAQLSSLADETPEGRSIVVLAKEKYNLRERHQGELSQAEWVPFTAQTRMSGVDLSENGEARKVRKGATGSVVSWVTERGGQVAEDADTTANKISQAGGTPLLVAVEDDKGARVLGVIHLKDVVKEGMRERFDELRRMGIKTVMITGDNPLTAKAIADEAGVDDFLAEATPEDKMALIKREQAGGKLVAMTGDGTNDAPALAQADVGVAMNTGTSAAKEAGNMVDLDSNPTKLIEIVEIGKQLLITRGALTTFSIANDVAKYFAIIPAMFAVVYPGLDKLNIMDLSSPKSAILSAVIFNALIIIALVPLALKGVRYRPTSADKMLRRNLGIYGLGGLVAPFIGIKLIDLLISLIPGIG
- a CDS encoding potassium-transporting ATPase subunit C, encoding MNNSVGSTARLIGAGLRALLVLTVICGVIYPLAITGVAQALFNDKANGSEVKSEGKVVGSSLIGQTYNLPKKNADDAEEAAVPDLKWFQPRPSNGLGSNSVNPQYSLILSGATNRSGDNGVGEDGRCPKDAKDAEEGTLCKWVVEAQDAVVADNTTADYTPKPSDVPADAVTSSGSGLDPQISPAYAKIQVHRVAEKNNLDVKQVEKLVQEHTDGRTLGFIGEPRVNVLELNIALKQLIAKG
- a CDS encoding ABC transporter ATP-binding protein; the protein is MTEDTSAHSGTAVAEDPAAGPMVRVQNLHRSYGTGASAVHALRGVSFDIPRGELVALKGRSGSGKTTLLNLVGGLDSPDEGRVTVDGTDLSGLGENGLLELRRDRIGFIFQSFGLIPILTAAENVGVPMRLRRTDPGEREERVELLLALVGLAGHAAQRPGELSGGQQQRVAVARALANRPALLIADEPTGQLDAETGLAVMELLRAVVRGEGVTALVATHDAQLLGLADRVLDLTDGHVSEPGRSSLAGD